The Taeniopygia guttata chromosome 1A, bTaeGut7.mat, whole genome shotgun sequence DNA window TTTGTCCTCCTGAGCCTGCAACTGGCTGGAACGGCAGCTTGGGGCTGAGGGACTCGCACTCAGCAGTGTAAATAACTCTGCAGCCTGGTGGTGACTGCTGAAAACGTGGTCAGGGAACTGCTCCACAGCTGAACATTTTAGCATAAATCTTCCAGCAGAGGTGCCCTTCTGCAGACTCTTCTTGTCATCTGTCCTCCCAGCTagctcctctgctccctgtcaTCAGTCTCTTCCTTTCCATAAGGCAAAGCCAGTGAAGTGGGACCATGCACACCATTGGAGCaagtgctggagctgccttcCATAGGACAGCCAGACATGTGCAGGGCAGCTGGGGAGCCTTTGGGGTTAGAAAtggggcctggaggggctgtaGCAGAGCAGAAACGCAGCACACAGAGCCCATGGCAGAGGCAAGGCTGCCTCTGACACCTGGGGCTGTAGCAGAGCACTGGTCCAGCCATCATGGGCTGGCGTAAGCCTGCATTGGCAGTGCCTGGGAAGGAAGGCTACCAGGGTGCAGACAGCATGCTTTGTGATATCTCTTGGACTTTCGCAGCCATGTATCATCAGCCTGAGCTGCACACTGCTGGTCTGCCTCCTTAGGCACACGAGAAAATGGCCACAGGACTTTTACACCTTCTCCTGTCTTTTTCCCCCAAAGGTGAAATTCTGATGCAGATGTCTGACACGCAGAGACTACTGAGCTCTGATTTGGAAGTTGTGGTGAGTGGTTTTCCCAAGGGCTGGTGGAGGTGGAGAATAAAGCAATTTCCTTAAATACAGCTTATCAGCGTTTACCATGTTCACCCCATCAGCTGCCCTCACACATGGCCGCAGGCAGGTGCCTGCCTCCCTGCTGCACATGGCAGAGGAGGGTCACAGGGCTGGCActcccaaagcctggctgcCAGTCACCTGCTCTGCACATTTTATGAGCCACCCCTTATCACGGTGCATGCAACATCTCATATGGTGAAGAGATAAGGGTGATGGCTCCTTCACCTCTTTCAGGCTCAGACCTTCCACGTGGACCTGCTGCAGCACATGGAGAAGAACAGCAAAATGGATGTGCAGTTTATCAGTGTAAGTGATGAACTCCCTTCTCCTCAGCTCTCCTTATTTCTCTCTCCCCTTCACCCAAGGGTTCTTGCTTCAACACTTGAGGTGTTTCTGTGATTCTTCTCAGCAGGAGATAGGGGGTCTTACTTTTTCCCATCATGGAATGAACTCCACTTGTTCAGCTGATGATGGAGAGCTAAAAGAGGGCAGGTGGCTGTTCTTTGTGTAGTGGGACTTGCCAAATGCTTCAGCAGGGCTGAGAGACCCAGCATTccaaaagcagaattcccagctTCCCCAAATCACCCTGCTTGTCTGTGTGTCCTGTGATGCTGTGCCCCAGCTGGCTTTGTTGCTGGGTACTGTCACAGAGGAAGACAGAGGCCttgggagccagggctggggcagctgggtGCCAGTCCTGAGATCTGGAGGTTCATTAGCATTCTTGGgccatttaaaattaaaagaaaggcATTTTATAAGAGGTCCAGGTGAAGCCTGATTGCAGGGGAACTTAGATGTCCAACCACCCGTCAGAGCAGGACCCTTGCTGCCTCACAGTGTGGCTGGGTCTCTGGCTCCTTACTGAGCCTGTTTTCTCCTGGCAGGAGAGCCAGAAGCAGTATGAGCTGGAGTACCAGCGAAGAGCCACCAACCTGGATAagtgcatggcagagctgtggaGAATGGAGAGGGCTCGAGACAAAAATGCCCGGGAGATGAAGGTAAGCAGTGATTGCAGGAAGGGGAGTTGGTAATAAGAACTGGATAATTTctcaggaaccagggctgatTTCTCAGCAGCCTTGGCCAAGGGGTTGCCCCAGTGTTCAAAAGGCAACAGGCTTATCTGGAAAGTAGGAAACTCCTGTTCTACAGGGTGCTACTGACCTGTGGTACTCACTCCTGCCAAGCCCTTTCCTCATTTAGGAAGCCTCAGGAAGCAGGGACTTAATCCCTGGCACTCTGCTCtagctcctctctgctgctgcagcactgcaagaGGACTGGGAAGCTGATAGACATGATGACCCCTTCCAACCCTTCCCCTGAGCCCACTCTGCTCGATTTTCACTgatcccttccttccttttttccctgtggcacaggagaaTGTGATGCGGCTGCGCTCGGAGATGCAGGCGTTCGTCTCTGAGAGCCAGAGggaggctgagctggaggagaAACGCCGCTACCGCTTCCTGGCTGAAAAGCACCAGATGCTCTACAACACTCTCCTCCAGTTTTACAGCAGGGTACAGCCCTGCCatgctggggagcagagctgggggagcagacagcagggctggagggggaGCATGCAGGCAGGAGGGAGTCAGGGCTGAGCCATCCCTTAGGTGAAGGATGCATCTCTGCATGGACTGGGCAGgaaactattttatttcttgctgtGAGGTTCAGGCTGGCTGTACTAGGCTCGGTGAACATgtctggggctgagggtggtgCTGGCATGGGGTTAGTTGTGTGTGTGAGTGATGGAGGAGGGAAGGGTGCTGTAGGTGTTTATAGCAGGGTCTTTGGGACTAGGGGATCTCTGCTGGAGGGTGCCATCCTGGAAATTCCTGCCTAGAGGGAGCTGTTTTGCCATGCCCACAGGCCTAATTGTGGGAGGACCTGGTCTCTAATGCACACTAAGCCCTAGGCTTCCTCTGTAGCTGGTCTGCCCTGTCCGTCACCCCCTCTTCCCTGTTTCTTCCCAGGCTCGGGGCATGATCCAGACCAAGGCACCACGGtggaaggagcagctggaagccAGCCGTAACCCCTCAAACAGCCACTCACAGGGGCTGCTCTCAGCCTCCCACGGCCAGGGGTATCCATCAGGACGGCTCACACCCACCCACCTTGAGATGGTGAGGAGCCCACAGACAGCTTAACCTTGTTTGGTGAGATATCGgaccaggttgcccagagaggtggtggatgccccgtctctggaaacattcaaggtcaggttgaaCAGAGCTGTGAGCAACTTGATCTGATTGAAGACATGCTTGCTCATTTCAGgtggttggactagatgacctttaaaggtccctttcaacccaaaatATTCAATGGTTCTTTGGTGGTGAGGCTACAGGGCAAGGTCAGTCCTTGGCCCACCATGGTGCTTGCTGCCTTGTTCAGCTCCAGTGGCTTTTCATGGCCAAGAGGAAGAGTAACCTGTGTGTGGGCTGCAATGGAGGAATGTGCTGAGTTTGGCTTTCTAGAAGGGACTGCATATCTCTCAGAGCATCTCCTGCCTAACACAGTCTTCATGGATGTGTGTTCAACTCCCTTTCTTTCCAACAGCCCCAGAGACCCCTTGGGGACTTTACTTCTTCTATGACTGGGAGTAGATCCAGCATCTTCTCTCCAGACCCTCCAGAAATGAGAATGTCTCCTCAGCCAGAGTCTCCCAGGCGGCCACTGCGGAGGACACCATCAGCAGCCAGTATGACCCACATCtgagagcagtgctgtggggaGACACAGGGGCTGGACCTCTCTGGGAAGAGGGTTGGGTTTGGGAAGGGACCACCACTCTACCAGACCACCAAACCTCAGCCACGTTCCCGTGCATAGTGAGAGGACAGCACCAATGGGAGCTGTACAGGGCAAGGGTGAAGTAGAAAGTGAGCTCAGCCTTCAAGGCAGAGTCCATCCAGGGCACGGCCAGGCTGTGTGAGGTGGGGAACCTATAAATGTGTAATATTCAAGGCTCCTTGAACTACAAGAACTGGTTCTTGCTAGAATTCCCATTTTAGCAAAGCACCTTCTCTCATACTACCAGATTAAATATTAGCTTGCCCTATGAAACCCAGCCATTTAACCCGTGACAcacctgcttttccttcctgagAAATTTCAGCTTAAAGTTTTTACAAGAAGTAAAAAAGGACGGGGAGAGAGAGAAGTTACCCAAATAATCAGTAGCTCTAGCAGGTCAGGAAGAGGACTGTCAGGCAGGTAGTGTATCAGCCAGAGCATGCAGTGCTTATGCTCTAGGCATTTGGCCAGAGAGGACACAGTGCAAAACAAATGGATTTGGCTTGAGTTGATTCTCTCCTGCAggatgcttttcctttttccctgcttttcccatgCTATGTTTTGCCCTCTCCCTGAAAGGCCATCTGCTCCTCCCCTAGAGTAATTATTGGCTGGGAAAGCACTGGTCCCTTTGAGGCAGTGTGGGTCTTACAGGAGGATGCCAGACTCCAGCCAACCCTTGGCATGCCTCCCCACAGGTTTGCTCCCCACGGGCCGCACGTCCCGTTCGGGTTCCTTTGGCGAGGCCAGCAGTGGCAGCGAGGGCAGGAAGAGGAGTGGCACAACAAGAGTTCAGGCCATTGTGCCCCACACAACGGGTGCCAACCGGACCCTGCTGCGGTTTGAGCCCGGGGACGTCATCACGGTGCTGATGCCAGAGGCGCAGAACGGCTGGCTCTATGGCAAACTGGAGGGCTCTTCCACGTACGTGACTGCTGCTGTGAATCAGACAGATGCAGGCCTGTTGGGTCTGGAGTTGGAAGGTTAAGCCCAAAATTATCAGACAGAGCTGTGTCAGCACTTCAGTGATGGGGCTCTCCGTGCCAAGGAGATGCAGTGTGGCAGGGCTGGCGTGGATGGGCTGCCTGAGAATCCTCCAGGGGCTTTGGGTGGAAGAGCCAGCAATGCAGTGACCCTCTCCTGGCTTGCATGACTGAGTGACTCCTGTCATGGGATCCAGCTCAGGGCCACGAACTGCTGGAGTCACCTGAGAGGCCTGGCATTTCTTAGctcacactgcagctgctgccacagcctccagcacaggcagggcatGGAAACTGCTGCACCCAGCACTTACCGAATTActccctgtggcactgccagccaaCATCTGTGTGTAAAGCCTGCCCTGTTCCACATAGGATGTGGTCTGCAGGAATGCTCACAGATGTGACATGAACAAAAGCAGCACCTTTCTTTGGGTGGCTGTTTCTGAAGTGAAGCTGTGTAAAATTTCTGGACAGGTTTCCCACAGCTTCCTTGTGATTGCAGTTGGTTGGAGTGCAACCAATCTCTTGCTGGATTGCACCAACTTTACTCCCAGGAGCACAGGTTTCGCGCAGCTCCTGAGATAAGTGAGTCCTACTCCAAGCTCAAGGTCTGTCCCACCAAAAACCCTTTGCCCCATTTATGGGTGAAAGAAGTGCAGGAACCCTGTCACACATGGTAGTGGCAAACATGTCTTGATTGATGTGTGGGATGGGTGCAGATCAGAAGTGTTTGGCAACTGGGTCTGAAGAACCACAAATCATGTTTGACTGGGCCTCATTTGGCTCTCTTCCTGTTCCCTAGGTGTGGCTGGTTCCCTGAAGCTTATGTCAAGCCTTTGGAGAATACGAGGGAGATAGAGGAGCCTGACACCAGGTAACAGGATGGCAATTGGCTGGGTAGGAGCTCCTGGTACCGCATGCCAGTGTGGTTTATTTGAGTGTGCCCCATGGACAGCTGCAGGGCTCCCATGCTGCAGAGCCTGCCAAGAGCCTCACTGTGCTCTAGGACCCTGCAGGCTTCCCTAGACAATGTGCAATGTCATCTCAAAGGTTCTTGCAACTGGGCAAGAACCTCCAGAGACATCCCATGTTGTGCTAgcacctgtgctgctccctgatCCTTGCTCTTTGGCTCCCACCTCAATGtcttctcctcctgctcaggTCCTTCCCGCTGCGAAGCAGTCACAGTATGGATGACATCCTGGACCATCCCAGCACTCCAGCCTCCAGCAATTACTggcctgctgctgcccagcccagcgTGCCGAACCCACCTCCCCTCTCGGTGGGTGCCAGCAGTCACCAGAGCAGGGCGGCCACCCCAGTCAACTCTGGCTCCAAGGTGAGTGCAGGAGCAGTGACTGGCGGGTGTGTGTGAAGTGGGCCACATCTGACTTTCATCCTCCAAGGCACACCTTTTCTGCTTTGGCTGTAGAGACAGAAAATCACCTTTCTGATGTTGGTGAAGGGaactgctgctttcctgagtctttcctgctgctttcttaCCCAGTCTGTTCATATGTCACCTTGTCAGATGACCCCTGCCAGTCTTCCTGTTGTGTGCAGATCCTCGGTGCCTGTCTTTGCTTCCCCAAGGAACTGCCTTTCTGCCCCAGCCCTTctcatctctctctctttttgctCACCAGGGACCCTTCAGTTCAGTCCTTTTCTCCATGACCTCCCAGCCTGATTTCTGGTGGCTCCAGGGCAGCACTTCTTTCTGCTAATAGTAGGACCATGGAGTGACCAGGCTGGTCTGGGAGTGGGTGACCAGCCAACAGAGATGCCATCCTTCTTCTCCCTTCAGAAAATGGAGTTTCATAGGGTTCCTCTTTTAAATTCAGATCAGGGTTGGCTTGAAGTCAcagctggggaaaagggaaaagctggGAG harbors:
- the BAIAP2L2 gene encoding BAR/IMD domain-containing adapter protein 2-like 2, with product MDLSYRSTISIYKSILEQFNPALENLVYLGNNYLRAFHALSKAAEVYFKAIEKIGEQALQSSTSHMLGEILMQMSDTQRLLSSDLEVVAQTFHVDLLQHMEKNSKMDVQFISESQKQYELEYQRRATNLDKCMAELWRMERARDKNAREMKENVMRLRSEMQAFVSESQREAELEEKRRYRFLAEKHQMLYNTLLQFYSRARGMIQTKAPRWKEQLEASRNPSNSHSQGLLSASHGQGYPSGRLTPTHLEMPQRPLGDFTSSMTGSRSSIFSPDPPEMRMSPQPESPRRPLRRTPSAASLLPTGRTSRSGSFGEASSGSEGRKRSGTTRVQAIVPHTTGANRTLLRFEPGDVITVLMPEAQNGWLYGKLEGSSTCGWFPEAYVKPLENTREIEEPDTRSFPLRSSHSMDDILDHPSTPASSNYWPAAAQPSVPNPPPLSVGASSHQSRAATPVNSGSKKSGVFDQPPELFPRGTNPFATVKLRPTVTNDRSAPIIR